The sequence CGTCCCGTGGCCGCCAACGGATTGGGATGGAACCGGGTCCAAGCCGCTACAGAACTTTCCGGCTTGGAAGCCAGATTCACCCTGATTCCGGAAACGCCGGATATCTTCGCGCGCTGGAAGCAACTCGTGAGCCATGCGGATGTCCACGGAAAGCGAACCCACGACGCCCGGTTGGTGGCGGTCTGCCTGTCACAGGACCTGGATGCCCTATTGACTTTCAATGTTGGGGATTTCACCAGTTTCCCGCAGGTTCGGACGCTGGATCCCAACCGGCCGGACGAATG comes from Luteolibacter sp. LG18 and encodes:
- a CDS encoding PIN domain-containing protein, producing the protein MPVATPFTTTDAMARVLADTNIWLRVADPGSAHHPAAVAAIALLLGSGHDVCLCPQNLIEFWAVATRPVAANGLGWNRVQAATELSGLEARFTLIPETPDIFARWKQLVSHADVHGKRTHDARLVAVCLSQDLDALLTFNVGDFTSFPQVRTLDPNRPDEWNLA